From Proteus vulgaris:
ACATCGAGCGTTTTATGCCTGAAAAGTTGTCAACTTATATCAGGACTAGTCAAAAACAAATAAATTTTAGAAATTAATTTTCAGTGTTGCATTAATACCACTTGAGCTTACATCACTATTATACTGACCTTGGTAAGAAAGCCCGAAAGTTGTTGATTTGCTTAATTGTGCATCAACACCTAGACCAACACCAAACAGATTATCCAGTTTGCCACCACGTAAAGTTGCATCACCGGAATTAGATAAGAAAAGACGTGATTCAGGGCGGTTATCACCAAATAAATGACTTGCAGAAATATCGCCTTTTAATGCCATATTAACGCTACCAGCCATAAATGGATATCCACCACGTAAACCGATAGTACCTACTTGAATATCTTGTGAATCAGTCTTAGTGATAAATTTCATATTACCGACATTTTCATTGATATCATCAGTTGATACACGTAACCAACTGAATCCTGCATATGGCTCAATAGAGTACTGATTCGTATTAAATTGAGTATAAGCACCTTCTAAGAAAATTTGAGTAATTTTTGCATCATAACTTGTAGAGTTATAACCTGCATTTTGTCCTACCCAGAGTGTTCTTTTAGCATCTCTATCTTGGTTAGTATGTGTAAAACCATAGTTTAACGAAGCCACATCAAATAAATTAGACACACCATAAGCACCAATATGGATATCGTTGCTATCTATTTTGCCGTGTTCATTCCCTTTATATTTGGTTGAACCCGCACCGAAGAAGAGGCCTGCTTTGGTATTTTCGGTCACATCTATTTCTGCGCCTAATAAACCGACATAAAAATCAACATCCATATTACTATGACCATAATCGATGTTGCCCCATTGTCCAATACCCGTCATCCAAATACGTGCATTACTATTATCCAATTTAGCATAACGGCCTTGTCCAATACCCATTGCTTGATCTTTCACTGTGCGTGTTAAACCTAACACATTCACTACACTTGCACTGTTAGCATTAAGGTACATATCACTGCCCAATGATCCATAAGTCTTATTCAGATCTCTTTCATTCATTGGTAATACAGCATTGAATAAATCGCCACGACCTGTGCTATCTAAAGAATTAGCAATAGAACGGCCATTTTCATTATTCGCAAATGTGGCTAAAGAGGTATTTTCTTTCTTACTTAATGTACCTGTAATTGTGTTGTCTTTTACAGAAACATTTTTATCAAATAATGCATAATCACTGCCTGGATTGTTATTCGCTAACATTTTAGTTTTAGTACGATTATCAACTAAATTGTCTGCATTAACGGTACCTATTGTGACGGTATTATTAAGGTAAATATCTTTTAATTGACCTTCACTATCAGCACCAATATCTAAACTTGCCCCTTTATTTAAGGCCATATCTCCGACATTAACATCATGCCCAACGGTAACTAAGTACGTGCCTTTATCGTTGATATTAATATTAGCTTTGTGGCTTTCGTTTGATGCTAGTTGGCCTTGTTGTGTAAAGGTATCGTTATAGCGATCAATAACACTTAATTTACCACCATTAACGTTAACAGCTTCAGTGCCAAACGATTCGGTAAAGCCATATAAAGTACCTTGTTCGACTGTTGTACCGCCACGATAAGTATTATCGCCAGTCATAACCAATGTACCTTCGCCTTTCTTAACTAAAGCCCCATCATACAAACCAGCGTTAATTTTAGCTTGAATAGCATCAGCTCGTTTTTGGTAATACTCTTTACGCCATTTTTCAGCATCTTCTTTGCTAACAATATGGGAAGTTGGATCAGGGTTACCATCGTTGATAACAAAATCAGTACCTAGATTGTAATCACCACCAGCTGCAATGCCTTTATCTGTATATTCCTTCAACCATGCGAGATCTTCTTGTTCACGTAGATCTAACGCAGTTTGTGAAATATCATTTGTCCAAACATCAAGTGGAGTCATGCTTAAGTTATATTCAAATTTACCTAAGAACTGACCCGGACCATACATCCCTTTATCTAAATCCGGCGTACCCCAACCATAACGCACATCAGGCGTTCCTTCAGCCGCAGTCCAGCTATCATATAAAGAGCCATCTGGATTACGGTGATTGGCTGTTGTAAACATCACATCACGTATTTGCATCGCATTCATTGATTGATAGCGTGACATCAATACGCCCATGGCACCTGTAACATGAGGAGCAGCCATTGATGTACCACTAAAGGTATTCCAACCTGCATTTCCCTCTTCATCAACAACTGACGAATAAATGTTGCGACCTGGTGCAACAACCGTCCACCATTTCGCATTGCCCGCTTCATTAAAGATTTTTTCTAATTCATAACCTGATTTGTCCGCATTCTGTTTCAGACCCGCAACCGCAATCCAATGTTTTTCTGCTTCAGGATTAAAGTAAGGATAAAGAGGACGATAATAAGGCTGAGCAAAGTCACGGTTACCGGTTGTAAATACTTGTACAACGTTAGTGCCTTTTACTGCATCATAAGCCGCATCAACAAAGGAAGGTTTATCGCCATAGACTTTTTTAAAGTAGAAATATTCATATTCAGTTTGTGCAGTGGTATCTACTGGCATATGCACTGTTGTATTACCGCCATCAGGGCCTACCGTTTTATCTGCGTTAATAATACGAGGGTTTGTACCCCAGCTATTATTAATTACCTGAGCCCCTGCATCGACCATGGCTTTCCAGCCAGTGTAGAAATAGGTGTAATCTTGATATGGCCCGTAGTTATTGCTGTCTGTTGCGCCTGTATTTCCTAAATAAACATCAGCTCCCCACGCTACCCCATGCATACCATTGCCATCACGGCTTGCGCCTACGGTGCCTGTAACATGTGTTCCGTGTGTATCATTCACTCCTTTGATCCAACCTCCATCAACATCAAAGGCCTGACCTTTTTCATAATGTCCCCCCATTTCCTGAGGGTAACGCATACCCGTTGAACCATATTGGCCTTTGGCTTTCACAGCATGAAACCGAGCATCATTCAATTCTGGATGTGATAATAATGCACCAGAGTCCATTACACCGATTTTGGCACCTTGCCCATGGAAACCAAGTGCATAAGCACTAGAGGCATTCATAGCCGCCAAGCCCCAGTCTTTTTGATATTCTTGGCTTTCCCAACTTTTTGTATCACCTAATTGTCCAGCTTCTGAATATGCAACGGAATATCCAGAAAAAAATAACGCGGATGCAACAAGGGATAGTTGGAATATATTTTTATTTATTCTATTATTTTTATTCATTTTGTGATGGTGACTTAAAGCTATTTCTTTGTTCATTCTGTACCTTCAGTTATATTTAAATTAATAACATTTATTAAGGATCAAAAATAAAAGACGCAAAGATTCTCTTGTTTCTAGAGAAATAATTACTTGAAGGGCATCTCAAAAATATGATTTCATGCCAGAAAAATAGATAGATTGACTATGTAATCACAAATTAACAGATAGATTAAACAGATTTAGATCGCAATACATTATATTACAAAAAGTTAAAACCAACTTTAATCAACATTGTTTCTATTAATATCAATATTTAAATCAATTTAATAAAGAGAGTGTAGATAAAAAAACAATTACTCTAAATTAATTAACAAATTAAAAATGAGAATATTATTCTCTATTTAACTTTAGTCGAAAAAATATAATCTGCATTATTTAGATATAAAAAAAAACAGTATTTTTATTTTAAAAATACTGTTTTTATTTTAATTTAGCACTATGACTAAGCTATTATTCTACAGGCGTGATTTCCATTTGTCCTACCATTCCTTTATCTGCATTTTCTAGTAACTGGCTGTAATACAAGAAAGGAAAGTGGGAATAAGAAGGTTGTTTTAGCTCCACTAATAACTCACTCTGACTTTCTATCCAAACCGTATCTTTCCAACCAAAATCCGCAGGTGAAGGTTTTTGCCCATTATGATTAATGACTTTAAAACGAGCGCCTTCAATATGGAATGATTGAGGCGTTGGTACAGTGACAAGCCAACGTTCCCAGCCATTTTGTTTACCCACCAAATCAATTCTTGAAAGCTCCCAACGAGCATTATTGATACCTGGAGGACTGTTATGAAGTTGAATGGTTCTAGGTTGAATCGAGGTGGTAATTTGAGTGTCATCCAGCGCTAATTGCTGTGGTGCTTTATCAGTAACTAATGACATTAATCCTGTCGGTCTAATCGTCAATATATTGGCATTACGTAATAAATCGGAAGGCTCAAAGATACCACGAAGTCTGTCCATAAATCCGGCACTTTGCCCTGCTGTAATGATGACTTCACCACCTTCAGACATATCAACAAGTATTTCACGTCGTTCACCCGGAGCCATTGGAATTGATTTCAACTCTACGGGGGATGTTAATAAACCTTGATCAGAAGCGATAAGATAAAGCGATCGACCATCATTTGCGGTTAATTCATAACGACGAGCATTAGACGCATTGACCAAACGTAAGCGGATCCACCCT
This genomic window contains:
- the pta gene encoding autotransporter Pta, with protein sequence MNKEIALSHHHKMNKNNRINKNIFQLSLVASALFFSGYSVAYSEAGQLGDTKSWESQEYQKDWGLAAMNASSAYALGFHGQGAKIGVMDSGALLSHPELNDARFHAVKAKGQYGSTGMRYPQEMGGHYEKGQAFDVDGGWIKGVNDTHGTHVTGTVGASRDGNGMHGVAWGADVYLGNTGATDSNNYGPYQDYTYFYTGWKAMVDAGAQVINNSWGTNPRIINADKTVGPDGGNTTVHMPVDTTAQTEYEYFYFKKVYGDKPSFVDAAYDAVKGTNVVQVFTTGNRDFAQPYYRPLYPYFNPEAEKHWIAVAGLKQNADKSGYELEKIFNEAGNAKWWTVVAPGRNIYSSVVDEEGNAGWNTFSGTSMAAPHVTGAMGVLMSRYQSMNAMQIRDVMFTTANHRNPDGSLYDSWTAAEGTPDVRYGWGTPDLDKGMYGPGQFLGKFEYNLSMTPLDVWTNDISQTALDLREQEDLAWLKEYTDKGIAAGGDYNLGTDFVINDGNPDPTSHIVSKEDAEKWRKEYYQKRADAIQAKINAGLYDGALVKKGEGTLVMTGDNTYRGGTTVEQGTLYGFTESFGTEAVNVNGGKLSVIDRYNDTFTQQGQLASNESHKANININDKGTYLVTVGHDVNVGDMALNKGASLDIGADSEGQLKDIYLNNTVTIGTVNADNLVDNRTKTKMLANNNPGSDYALFDKNVSVKDNTITGTLSKKENTSLATFANNENGRSIANSLDSTGRGDLFNAVLPMNERDLNKTYGSLGSDMYLNANSASVVNVLGLTRTVKDQAMGIGQGRYAKLDNSNARIWMTGIGQWGNIDYGHSNMDVDFYVGLLGAEIDVTENTKAGLFFGAGSTKYKGNEHGKIDSNDIHIGAYGVSNLFDVASLNYGFTHTNQDRDAKRTLWVGQNAGYNSTSYDAKITQIFLEGAYTQFNTNQYSIEPYAGFSWLRVSTDDINENVGNMKFITKTDSQDIQVGTIGLRGGYPFMAGSVNMALKGDISASHLFGDNRPESRLFLSNSGDATLRGGKLDNLFGVGLGVDAQLSKSTTFGLSYQGQYNSDVSSSGINATLKINF
- the ftsP gene encoding cell division protein FtsP — its product is MSFSRRQFIQASGLAVCLGSISSSVRAGSVNDKQLPIPPLLESRRGQPLFLTLQNVHWAFNGTQKAEVWGINGSTPGPTIKVRSGDDIKLIYSNRLSEAVSMTVSGLLVPGTQVGGAARLMSPGAYWSPVLPIRQKAATCWYHANTPFKMAPHVYNGLVGMWIVEDEESRSLPLPKEYGVNDFPLIIQDKRIDNFGTPQYDKEAASDGFYGDTLLVNGREDPYIEVSRGWIRLRLVNASNARRYELTANDGRSLYLIASDQGLLTSPVELKSIPMAPGERREILVDMSEGGEVIITAGQSAGFMDRLRGIFEPSDLLRNANILTIRPTGLMSLVTDKAPQQLALDDTQITTSIQPRTIQLHNSPPGINNARWELSRIDLVGKQNGWERWLVTVPTPQSFHIEGARFKVINHNGQKPSPADFGWKDTVWIESQSELLVELKQPSYSHFPFLYYSQLLENADKGMVGQMEITPVE